Proteins encoded within one genomic window of Coleofasciculus chthonoplastes PCC 7420:
- a CDS encoding RNA polymerase sigma factor SigF, protein MTTQSINVRGMELLMAYSQNPSIELRNQLVRLNSGLVKKIAYRVSQQCSEPYDDLVQLGYLGLIRAIERFKPDQGYAFSSFAVPFIRGEMLHFLRDKGNIVKIPRRWQELQQEGQRVSKRLTATLGRPPKEAEIAQALNISMQEWQESKLASKNRLPLSLDLTVGHNVDHPVTLGDMLPDSYDQTLQHWEEDRQQLQGAIAQLETKTQAAIEFVFFRDLPRKEAAKHIGVSPMTVTRHLQRGINELVSLLQPQTPERLAS, encoded by the coding sequence ATGACAACTCAATCAATTAATGTTCGCGGAATGGAATTGTTGATGGCGTACTCCCAAAATCCGTCAATTGAGTTACGTAATCAGCTTGTCCGGTTAAATAGTGGATTGGTGAAGAAAATTGCCTATCGAGTCAGCCAGCAATGTAGCGAACCTTATGACGATTTGGTACAACTTGGCTATCTGGGTTTGATTCGGGCGATTGAACGGTTCAAGCCGGATCAAGGGTATGCCTTTAGTTCCTTTGCAGTGCCGTTTATTCGCGGCGAGATGCTACATTTTCTTAGAGATAAAGGAAATATTGTCAAGATTCCTCGCCGTTGGCAAGAACTTCAGCAGGAAGGACAGCGCGTCAGTAAACGGTTAACCGCCACGTTGGGACGTCCACCCAAAGAGGCGGAAATTGCCCAAGCGCTGAATATTTCTATGCAAGAATGGCAGGAGAGCAAATTAGCCTCGAAAAATCGCTTGCCTCTGAGTTTAGATTTGACAGTGGGTCATAATGTCGATCATCCGGTCACGTTGGGTGATATGCTACCGGATAGTTATGACCAAACCTTGCAGCACTGGGAAGAAGACCGACAGCAGTTACAAGGTGCGATCGCGCAACTGGAAACCAAAACTCAAGCGGCGATTGAGTTCGTCTTTTTCCGGGATCTCCCCCGTAAAGAAGCCGCTAAACACATTGGCGTGAGTCCGATGACGGTAACGCGACACCTACAACGGGGGATTAATGAATTGGTGTCCTTACTACAGCCGCAAACACCAGAACGTCTTGCCAGTTAG
- a CDS encoding phage holin family protein yields the protein MKHFLLTWLFTALALIITAYLVPGIAIAGFPTAAIAAVILGIVNAIVRPILIMLTLPLTIVTLGLFLLVVNAISLSLVAYLTGATFTISGPLDALIGSIVLSVVASILNQFAD from the coding sequence ATGAAACATTTTCTCTTAACTTGGCTGTTTACGGCATTGGCATTAATCATTACTGCCTATCTCGTACCGGGTATTGCGATCGCGGGTTTTCCCACGGCTGCGATCGCGGCGGTTATCTTAGGGATTGTCAATGCTATTGTCAGACCAATTCTGATCATGCTGACTCTACCCTTGACGATTGTGACGTTGGGGCTATTTCTGTTAGTGGTTAATGCGATATCCTTGTCCTTAGTCGCCTACCTAACAGGTGCCACGTTTACGATTAGTGGACCTCTTGACGCCTTGATTGGTTCAATTGTGTTGTCTGTCGTTGCAAGTATTCTTAACCAATTTGCGGATTAG